Sequence from the Alkalibaculum bacchi genome:
GAAAATTCATTTAAAAGAATAACGAAACATTTTTATCTCAATTTAGTAGTTAATAGAGGCGCTTTTTTAGGTTTACTAAAAAATAGACAGCGCCTTTTAAAGACGGCTATTGCTTTATCTCTTCTCACTCTACTAGGAGTTCTCATTTATTATGTTCAAAATAATGCAGAGCCTAAGATGTTATTGGCTTTGTCTTTTATTATTGGTGGCGCAAGTGGAAATTTTATAGACCGAATTCATAACGGTTATGTTACGGATTTTTTATATATTAAATATAAAAAACTTCCAGTATTTAATATATCAGATATCTTTATTTTTCTAGGTTCAATTTTATTAGTGGTCTAATCCATCTCAAAAACGAATATTTGTGTGAAAAGATGTTAATAATACAATTAGGAGAAGTCTACAAAAAAATAAAAAATGTTTGCAAAGAAATAACTATATATAATATAATATACATATAAGTATGTCAATATAAAATTTGTTTTTTTAACTAAAATATGTTATAATAGATACATAGCCGCATTCATATTCCAATACAAGGATTTGTAGGAAGAAGATGGAGCGGTTTTTATATATTCGTTTCAAAGTAAACGGCTAAGAGTAAAAGGGGATGTATTCCTCAGAATTACTCCATTTTGTGCAGGGCATCGAGACAAATTTTGCGAAAATTATAATTGTTGTTTAGATATGAGAGGGGAAGGCGTATGGATATCATTAATGAGTTAGTAAAACACGATAATTTTGGCGAGGGAAGTATCGTCAAATGCAACGATAATATTGTAGAAATAAAATTTGAAACTGGAAATAAGAAATTTATCTTTCCTGATGCTTTTGCATCTCATCTGACTATTCTTGATCAAAATATTGCATCAGATATGAAAAAAATTATTGAACAAAATGAAATAGAACGTAAAAAGATAGAATTAGAGATGGAAAGGAAAAGAATGCTTGATACCCAAGAGCGAGAACGTCG
This genomic interval carries:
- the lspA gene encoding signal peptidase II, with the protein product MIYISIIFFIIFMDLSSKKYITEYLKENSFKRITKHFYLNLVVNRGAFLGLLKNRQRLLKTAIALSLLTLLGVLIYYVQNNAEPKMLLALSFIIGGASGNFIDRIHNGYVTDFLYIKYKKLPVFNISDIFIFLGSILLVV